TTTAGAATTGTGTTTGTTACTGTAGATGGCATGGGTAGTTTGGGTGGTTGTGACTTATATCATCTGTATTCGTTAAATACGTGCAATGTAGTACTCATTGAAACGTAATAGTGTCGTCATCTCATAGGAATTAGTGGCTTGAAAATGTTTTCATGACCTTTCCCTTTTACATGGTAAAATCAGTTTCTGTATTGGGTGATCGAAAAAGATTCTCATCGATTTATTTTTGTTGCTTCCAAGGATATTGACTTGGTTAGTGACACCTTAGTAAATTAAGTTAGCACTACTGCTCTCTTGTATAGATTCTGATacatttaagtttttttttttttactatcttGGATGCAGCTATTGTCGAGAGACCTCCTCAGGGTTCTTCAGAAATTTTAACAGATGAAAGAAAGACAGTTGAGTTGGCGCAAGGTGGTAAACAGCCTATTGTAGTAGAAGAAGGcggttcatcttcctcttctcAAGCACGACATGATGTGAatgaaaatggtgcgagtgtgaGGGCCAATGCAGCATCTCAACCGGGGGTGGAAGGTTTCCCTCCCGAAGGTTCGGCTATAAGACCAGGTATTGCTCCAGGTTTGAGATTTGGTGGATCTGGATCCCACCCTAATTTACCATGGGTGTCCACTACGGGTCCTGGACCAAATGGCAAAACTATCTCTGGGGTTGCCTACAGGTATGACAAAAATCAAGTGAAGATTGTTTGTGCTTGTCATGGATCCCATATGTCCTCTGGGGATTTTATTCAACACGCACGTGGAGATCAGTCTAACCATGAATTCAACACAGATCGATTGTCTTATTCGACTGGCAATCCTGCAGCCTCGACTAAAAGTTAATGTGCTCTTCAGTACTGGGCACCCATACAAGTAAATTTATTGACATAGTTTGCCACAGGAATATCGTCGAAACGAAGAAAATGTGCAACGTGTAGTTTCATGGTTGGATTTGTAATCTCTGTCAGTTGTTGTATTCGTAATTCTTATTATATATGTTCATTGATTTATGTTCTCTGATCAATTCTTTGAGCAGCAAATGGTTTAATTCTGTTTGAATAAGAAATTTATAGTTTGCATAATAGTTCTAAAATATACAATTCTGAATGTTTGGAGCACTTCTTGACTTCTTGTCTTGATGACAGAGATCAGTAGCTTTGACTTGTGTAGTGAAACAGGTTACCAAACAGCTTACAGTTTGATAGTTGtcgaattaagaaataagatgttTTAAGGTGTTGCGACGAAAGATGTCTCTACAAGCACTTCTTATCCTTACTGCTCAACCATAAGGATGTCAGAAGATTTTGTCTGTGAACTTCAAAAGATTGAAGTACAATCAGAGGTAAAATGCTTTTCTTTATACTTTTATATATATTGTTATCTTTTGTTACTTGCGTCAATATCTTATTGTATCTGAATGTACACAAATTTGACTCTTCCACAGTAGGTTGTACGAAACTAAACCATTAAACTGATTAGCAAAATATATCTGCATAGGGTACTCTATTGTGGCAGTGAAATACAAGAAGAGGACTTCAAGATATCGTAGATCTATAGGTTATACAGCTATTTATCTAACTAAACTGTGTCTCACGGTTTTGCAGGTTCACCCACTCAGTAAACCATGAATCCTTGGCTTTCGGAGCTGTCTACGTCAGAGTTGGTAGAGTGGGGACTACGCATTTTCCTGGTGTTGCGCAACTGACTACTTACACTACTGTTTGGAGTTTCTTTTCTCTTCTCCCTCAATCTTCTCCACTCCCATTTTCTGAGCCAGTGTTGTACCAAAATAACCCCAAGACCCATAGAAATAGACAACAGAGATCCTGCTCCAATTGATACCACAGAGACCAACATCCAATTTGATCCCTTTCCCTTCCTTGTAATAACAAACGCTGCTGCAATATAAGCGGCTGCCATGAATGAAGCAGAAACCCACATGATTTTGTGTGTCACAACCAACAGTTTCATCATTGTTTTACGCCGAAAAGGGATGACACTAACAAGAACAATAGCGATTCCGATTGATGAAAACAAAGCCACATTGTTGCAGAACATGAAGACCTTGAAAGGAGTTGTCTTCCCCATAATTGCCTTTCCCATCAAAACACCGTCTTGGTATACGCCTCCTGGGGGAT
The nucleotide sequence above comes from Papaver somniferum cultivar HN1 chromosome 8, ASM357369v1, whole genome shotgun sequence. Encoded proteins:
- the LOC113303990 gene encoding ninja-family protein mc410-like yields the protein MEDGNGIELSLGLPCGGGGGSVDKEKNSKDGGNSVDNDVKKEIIEIDESDNESKDSKPNDVTDDSVKEKEVPENFFTNLGGKPESSVGDTEVSTERNDAKFIKYEGLWGGNDNKLKGVAEEEKADCVEMEQKSWLEASNGKRKLAFEEINCLKKHESEVQHVETPAIVERPPQGSSEILTDERKTVELAQGGKQPIVVEEGGSSSSSQARHDVNENGASVRANAASQPGVEGFPPEGSAIRPGIAPGLRFGGSGSHPNLPWVSTTGPGPNGKTISGVAYRYDKNQVKIVCACHGSHMSSGDFIQHARGDQSNHEFNTDRLSYSTGNPAASTKS